From the Anolis sagrei isolate rAnoSag1 chromosome 12, rAnoSag1.mat, whole genome shotgun sequence genome, one window contains:
- the LOC132764215 gene encoding uncharacterized protein: MASHNEFQSKQKHSLPPALCKKAPEPTPCPPQVDAPPPEVHQCKQSISFPPAMWPQKTPSPQPKPPCKESPVVADPSPCCPQSEPGKHPSIVTVPTPCPDPVSAPEKKSPCKEPPTEIVPIPCCPKATPSPQEKQPCKEAPAHVPTPCPQQNPPSKESPCCPQPEPVPSPQQKQPCKETPVEVVPTPCPQQKAPTKESPCCPPPEPAPCAQEKQPCKETPAEVVPVPCPQEKQPSKESPCCPTPEPAPCAQEKQPCKVPPVHNVPTPCPQQKSPSKESPCCPQPEPIPSAQEKQPCKESPAHIAPTPCPQQKPPSKESPCCPTSEPAPCAQEKQPCKVPPVHNEPTPCPQQKSPPKESPCCPTPEPVPCAQEKQPCKETPAEAVPTPCPQQQPPSKESPCCPQEPVPQQKKPCKETPIVTIPTPCPDPVPEKKPPCKEPPKEIAPTPCCPKEKPHCKEPPAHIAPTPCSQEKQPPKESPCCPTPEPAPCAQEKQPCKVPPAHIAPTPCSQEKRPPKESPCCPTPEPAPCAQEKQPCKVPPAHIAPTPCPQQKPPSKESPCCSQPESVPGPGKPPCKQPPKTTIPTPCPCKEPTPAPSAPKCPPPIEDQQKKQPIYWPHHTK; encoded by the coding sequence atggcTTCCCACAACGAGTTCCAGAGCAAGCAAAAACATAGCTTGCCACCTGCATTGTGCAAGAAAGCTCCAGAGCCAACACCATGCCCACCTCAAGTGGATGCACCTCCTCCAGAGGTCCACCAGTGCAAGCAGAGCATCTCATTTCCTCCAGCAATGTGGCCTCAGAAAACTCCAAGTCCTCAGCCCAAGCCACCCTGCAAAGAGTCTCCAGTAGTGGCTGACCCAAGCCCATGCTGTCCACAATCAGAACCAGGCAAGCATCCATCAATAGTGACCGTTCCAACTCCATGTCCAGATCCAGTATCAGCTCCTGAAAAGAAGTCTCCATGCAAGGAACCACCAACAGAGATTGTCCCAATTCCATGCTGCCCAAAAGCTACTCCATCTCCTCAGGAGAAGCAGCCATGCAAGGAAGCACCAGCACACGTGCCAACTCCATGTCCTCAACAGAATCCACCATCCAAGGAGTCTCCATGCTGTCCACAACCAGAGCCAGTCCCTAGCCCTCAACAGAAGCAGCCATGCAAGGAGACACCAGTAGAGGTTGTGCCAACTCCATGTCCTCAACAGAAAGCACCAACCAAGGAGTCTCCATGCTGCCCACCACCGGAGCCAGCTCCTTGTGCTCAGGAGAAGCAACCATGCAAGGAGACACCAGCAGAGGTTGTGCCAGTTCCATGCCCTCAAGAGAAACAACCATCCAAGGAGTCTCCATGTTGTCCAACCCCAGAGCCAGCTCCTTGTGCTCAAGAAAAGCAACCATGTAAGGTGCCACCAGTACACAATGTGCCAACTCCATGTCCTCAACAGAAATCACCTTCCAAGGAATCTCCATGCTGTCCACAGCCCGAGCCAATTCCTTCTGCTCAGGAGAAGCAGCCGTGCAAGGAATCACCAGCACACATTGCGCCAACTCCATGTCCTCAACAGAAACCACCATCCAAGGAGTCACCATGTTGTCCAACCTCAGAGCCAGCTCCATGCGCTCAGGAGAAGCAGCCATGTAAGGTGCCACCAGTACACAATGAGCCAACTCCATGTCCTCAACAGAAATCACCTCCCAAGGAGTCTCCATGCTGCCCAACACCAGAGCCAGTTCCTTGTGCTCAGGAGAAGCAACCATGCAAGGAGACACCAGCAGAGGCTGTGCCAACTCCATGTCCTCAACAGCAACCACCATCCAAGGAATCTCCATGCTGTCCACAAGAGCCAGTTCCTCAGCAGAAGAAGCCATGCAAAGAGACACCAATAGTGACCATTCCAACTCCATGTCCAGATCCAGTACCTGAAAAGAAGCCTCCATGCAAAGAACCACCCAAAGAGATTGCCCCAACACCATGCTGCCCAAAAGAGAAGCCACATTGTAAGGAACCACCAGCACACATTGCGCCAACTCCATGTTCTCAAGAGAAACAGCCACCCAAGGAGTCTCCATGTTGTCCAACCCCAGAGCCTGCTCCTTGTGCTCAGGAGAAGCAGCCATGTAAGGTGCCACCAGCACACATTGCGCCAACTCCATGTTCTCAAGAGAAACGGCCACCTAAGGAGTCTCCATGTTGTCCAACCCCAGAGCCTGCTCCTTGTGCTCAGGAGAAGCAGCCATGTAAGGTGCCACCAGCACACATTGCGCCAACTCCATGTCCTCAACAGAAGCCACCATCCAAGGAGTCTCCATGCTGTTCACAACCAGAGTCAGTTCCTGGCCCTGGCAAGCCCCCATGCAAGCAACCTCCCAAAACCACCATTCCAACTCCATGTCCCTGCAAGGAGCCAACTCCAGCCCCATCTGCCCCCAAATGCCCACCTCCTATTGAAGATCAGCAGAAGAAGCAGCCAATCTATTGGCCACACCACACCAAGTAA